In Caldicellulosiruptor obsidiansis OB47, a single window of DNA contains:
- a CDS encoding ComEC/Rec2 family competence protein translates to MQRRFSVYVLLVTIAFFLFLSGCSYLFQTSDFWGTNSAQFLDKQVCSVFFLDVGQGDSILIKTPENKFVLIDSGPNSAEQDVLQTLDRLNVKKLDVVIATHPHEDHIGNMDKIISKYDIERFYTTNKTTNTQTFEDMLNALKKKNLKISIARPFDRLKLNGVTLTFLSPLKDYDDLNDSSVVVMLEFAGKRVLFTGDISKNVEYDIVKNVHDIKADVLKVSHHGSYAATSSLFLEKVNPKVAIISVGKDNPYGHPHSSTIRRLEKFKVKIFTTEQNGNIVALIFPDGTLKLITQR, encoded by the coding sequence ATGCAAAGAAGATTTTCAGTATATGTTCTTTTAGTAACAATTGCTTTCTTTCTTTTTTTAAGTGGATGTTCGTATCTATTTCAAACTTCTGACTTTTGGGGAACAAATTCAGCCCAGTTTTTAGATAAGCAAGTATGTAGTGTATTTTTTTTGGATGTAGGTCAGGGAGATAGTATACTGATAAAAACACCCGAAAATAAGTTTGTATTGATTGACTCAGGGCCGAATTCTGCTGAACAGGATGTTTTACAAACCTTAGATAGATTAAATGTCAAAAAATTGGATGTGGTGATTGCAACTCATCCGCATGAGGACCATATTGGCAATATGGACAAGATTATTTCTAAATATGACATAGAAAGATTTTATACAACCAATAAAACAACAAATACTCAGACATTTGAGGATATGCTAAACGCACTGAAGAAAAAGAACCTAAAAATTTCAATTGCAAGACCGTTTGATAGACTGAAATTAAATGGTGTTACATTAACTTTTTTATCACCTCTTAAAGATTATGATGATTTGAATGATTCAAGTGTGGTTGTCATGCTTGAATTTGCGGGAAAAAGAGTATTATTTACAGGTGATATTTCAAAGAATGTAGAATACGATATAGTAAAAAATGTTCATGATATAAAGGCAGATGTTTTGAAGGTTTCTCATCATGGAAGTTATGCTGCAACTTCAAGTTTATTTTTAGAAAAGGTAAATCCCAAAGTGGCTATCATAAGTGTGGGAAAAGACAATCCGTACGGTCATCCACACTCATCCACAATAAGGAGATTGGAGAAATTTAAAGTTAAAATATTTACAACAGAACAAAATGGCAACATTGTTGCACTGATATTCCCAGATGGCACATTGAAACTCATCACCCAGAGATAG
- a CDS encoding electron transfer flavoprotein subunit alpha/FixB family protein: MEHVIFVPAIYHVDEISQLVSLLSFIDSRIAVKDKKIILHLYSNRQVENKDINYLKTLPVSQIVIYENDLFSDWEQPYIEAITQHINTIKPHAVISTSSDFIKSVLARVAARFSCGFAVDCTDLIFDDSTHNYSFLKPAYAGNINAKISVKNSSIVFATLKIKNVAECSFETVDSKVEIVSNLFENLKPFSDRVKIIEKNLAENIDNKLESAKIVIGVGRGIKDKENLKYAFELANLLNGAVGVTRPLVDMGWLDKEYQIGQSGKIVSPQIYFAFGISGAAHHICGIGNPKLIIAVNKNKDAQIFKIAHYGIVADATSIMKSFIKAFKSRLKGC; encoded by the coding sequence ATGGAACATGTGATATTTGTACCGGCAATTTATCATGTTGATGAAATCTCACAGCTTGTTTCTCTTCTTTCTTTCATTGATAGCAGAATTGCAGTTAAAGATAAAAAGATTATTTTACACCTATATTCGAATAGGCAAGTGGAGAATAAAGATATAAATTACCTGAAAACACTTCCAGTAAGTCAAATTGTCATCTATGAGAATGACCTTTTTTCAGACTGGGAACAGCCTTACATCGAAGCTATAACCCAGCATATAAATACTATAAAACCTCATGCCGTCATTTCAACTTCAAGCGATTTTATAAAGTCAGTTTTAGCAAGAGTTGCTGCACGCTTTTCATGCGGGTTTGCAGTTGATTGTACAGACCTTATTTTTGATGATAGTACTCACAACTACAGTTTTTTGAAGCCTGCATATGCAGGAAATATAAACGCTAAGATTTCAGTCAAAAATTCTTCTATTGTCTTTGCTACCTTAAAAATAAAAAATGTAGCTGAATGTTCTTTTGAGACTGTTGACAGCAAAGTAGAAATTGTCTCAAATCTTTTTGAGAACCTTAAACCTTTTTCTGACAGAGTAAAGATTATTGAAAAAAATTTAGCTGAGAATATTGATAACAAACTTGAAAGTGCTAAAATAGTTATTGGTGTAGGAAGGGGAATTAAAGACAAGGAAAATTTAAAATATGCCTTTGAACTTGCAAATCTCCTAAACGGTGCAGTGGGTGTCACACGACCACTTGTTGACATGGGCTGGCTTGACAAAGAATATCAAATTGGTCAAAGTGGTAAGATTGTATCACCACAGATATATTTTGCTTTTGGTATTTCAGGTGCAGCCCATCATATTTGTGGAATTGGCAATCCAAAACTTATAATAGCAGTTAACAAAAACAAAGATGCGCAGATTTTTAAAATTGCTCATTACGGGATTGTAGCAGATGCTACCTCTATTATGAAAAGTTTTATAAAAGCTTTTAAAAGTAGGCTCAAAGGCTGCTGA
- a CDS encoding electron transfer flavoprotein subunit beta/FixA family protein has product MKILVCIKQVVAPEKVEYNPQTKTIKRNAQYLINNPADLSALEFALRIKDVYKDVHITTLSMGPSECESKIKELIEVGCDSCVLLSDRRLAGSDAYSTAYALAKTIEKLGNFDLILCGESSLDGETSIVPPQIAEYLNIPHIAFASNIKVLELQRIEVERKVENTVFKFEVNLPALISVKKESSYLRLPKLSFMIKALSYTPQVLSLDDLENFDFSKVGAEGSKTSVDEFMEQNFEEVKCEIYEGIEDAQIECIADLVTRFL; this is encoded by the coding sequence ATGAAAATTCTTGTATGTATAAAACAAGTGGTTGCTCCAGAAAAGGTGGAGTATAATCCTCAAACCAAAACTATAAAAAGAAATGCTCAGTATTTAATAAACAATCCTGCAGACCTTAGCGCTTTAGAATTTGCTCTTAGAATAAAAGATGTTTATAAAGATGTGCATATTACCACTCTTTCAATGGGTCCTTCAGAATGTGAGAGCAAAATAAAAGAACTTATAGAAGTGGGTTGTGATAGCTGTGTGCTTTTAAGTGACAGAAGACTTGCTGGCTCTGATGCGTATTCTACTGCGTATGCGCTGGCAAAGACTATTGAAAAGCTTGGCAACTTTGACTTGATACTGTGTGGTGAGTCTTCCTTAGATGGTGAGACATCTATTGTCCCACCTCAGATAGCAGAATATCTTAATATTCCTCACATAGCATTTGCAAGTAATATAAAGGTTTTAGAGCTGCAGCGAATAGAAGTTGAAAGAAAAGTTGAAAATACAGTGTTTAAGTTTGAGGTAAACCTGCCGGCATTAATTTCTGTTAAAAAAGAAAGTAGCTATCTTAGGCTTCCAAAACTAAGCTTCATGATAAAAGCTCTTTCTTATACACCTCAAGTCTTGAGTTTAGATGATTTAGAAAACTTTGATTTTAGCAAAGTAGGAGCAGAAGGTTCAAAGACTTCTGTGGATGAGTTTATGGAGCAAAACTTTGAAGAGGTTAAATGTGAAATCTATGAAGGGATTGAAGATGCTCAAATAGAGTGTATAGCTGACCTTGTTACAAGATTCCTATAA